From Pararhizobium sp. A13:
TCTACTCCATATCTCGGGGGAACGGAATCGCTTAAAACGAGAGTATCGCCCATGAAAATCCTGGCCGTCTGCACCGGCAGCGCCGAAATCCTGCGCGGAAAATCCTACCGGACCGGCATCTTCAAACATCCGGTCGAGGCGGCCGTGTTGATCGACCGCGAAGGCCTGATCGGCGACAGGATCTGCAACCGCAAACACCATGGCGGTGTCGATCAGGCGGTCTATGCCCTCGGCTCGATCGACCTCGACTGGTGGTCGAAGGAACTCGGGCGCAATCTGGAACCCGGCATTTTCGGCGAAAATCTGGTGATCGAAGGCGCCGACAGCCGCAGGATTTCCGTCGGCGACCGGTTCATGACCGATACGATCGAGCTCGAAGTCACCTCCGCCCGCATTCCCTGCGCCACGCTTGCCGCGCGGATGGAAGACCCCGCTTTCGCAAAGCGCTTCGCCAAGGCGGGACGGCCGGGTTTCTACTGCCGCGTGCTCAAGGATGGAGTGGTTCAGGCCGGCGATGCCGTCACCTATCACGCCTATTCGGGGCCGCCGGTCCTGATGCCGGAAATGCTTGAAACTTTCGCCAGGAATCTCTCCGACAAGGATCGCGACCGCTATCTCGCAGCGCCGATCCACTACAAGCTTCGTGCCAAGCTCACCAGCGCCTGAGCGTCTGCCGTCCTGCCATCGGCTTTTGCCTGGCCGTCACTCGTCTGTGTCGCTTCGCGGCCTAAAAAGGCAGTTTCATGCCGGGCGGGATCGGCAGGCCGGCGGTAAGCGCGCGGGTCTTTTCGGCGGTGATCGCTTCGGCCTTGTCCTTGCCGTCCTTGTGGGCGGCGACGATCAGGTCTTCGAGAATCTCGACATCGTCTTCCTTGAACAGCGACGGGTCGATCTTGATGCCTTTCAGGTTACCCTTGCCGTCCATGCGAACGGTGACCAGACCGCCGCCGGAAGAGCCGTCGACTTCAAGCGCAGAAATCTCTTCCTGCATCTTCTCCATCTTGGCCTGCATTTCCTTGACCTTGCCCATCATGCCCATGATGTCGCGCATCGCCATGTCCTCTTCTTGTCGCGTGGTAATCTTGTAGACTTAGTGCTCGATATCGTCGCCGGGAAGGATATCGCCTTCTGAGGATTCGGCGGCGGCCACGGCCTGCGGCTCTTCCTCCGGTTCCGGCCCCTTTATCCGCACGTCGGCG
This genomic window contains:
- a CDS encoding MOSC domain-containing protein: MKILAVCTGSAEILRGKSYRTGIFKHPVEAAVLIDREGLIGDRICNRKHHGGVDQAVYALGSIDLDWWSKELGRNLEPGIFGENLVIEGADSRRISVGDRFMTDTIELEVTSARIPCATLAARMEDPAFAKRFAKAGRPGFYCRVLKDGVVQAGDAVTYHAYSGPPVLMPEMLETFARNLSDKDRDRYLAAPIHYKLRAKLTSA
- a CDS encoding YbaB/EbfC family nucleoid-associated protein; the protein is MRDIMGMMGKVKEMQAKMEKMQEEISALEVDGSSGGGLVTVRMDGKGNLKGIKIDPSLFKEDDVEILEDLIVAAHKDGKDKAEAITAEKTRALTAGLPIPPGMKLPF